The Bdellovibrio bacteriovorus W nucleotide sequence GTCATTATGGACGAGGCAACTTCGTCTGTGGACCCTCAATCCGAGGAGATTATGGTCAAAGCGACAGAAGAGTTTTTCTCTGATCGCACTCAGATCATCATCGCTCATCGCCTGTCGACGCTTGAAAAGTGCGATCGCATCTTATGGTTACAGAATGGAGAAATCATCGCCCTCGGAAAAACATCGGAAGTTCTCCCTCGCTTTAGAAAAGCAGAACTGGTCTAACAAAATTGTTGAGGTTTCCGATATAAAAGGTTATCCCCATAAAGGTTGGAGAGCGTTGTTCCAATATTTGCTAAAGGGCACAATCTAGAGCTAGGTCCCAGCATCTAACTTGTAGAATTTCAAGTGTCCTTACGTTAGCTGCTAAAGACCTCCTCCCCAATCCGAACTCACGATACTATTTACAACTGGCAGGAGGGGTTATGGACAATAACAACCAAAACCTAGATGAATCATCCATCGAAAAAGGTTCACTGCAAGAACTGACCGACGTATGGTCAGCCCTGTCTCCCGATGAACGTCGTGAGAAATTCATGGAGCTTCCACGCACGGAAGCCGAGGAGCTTTTCCTCAGTCTTCACACCCATGACCAAGCAGAGCTTATCTCTGAGGCCACACCTTTAGAGAAACGCTCGTGGATTCGCCTTCTCGCGCCCGATGACGTTGCCGATTTGATTCAAGAACTAGGTCATGACTCAAAAGATGACTTATTATCTCTTTTAGACCCCCAGACCAAACGTGAGGTCATTGCCCTCCTAGCCTATGCTGAAGATGCGGCTGGGGGCTTGATGAGTTCTCGTTTCGTTCGCCTTCGTCCAGATATGAGTGTGGATGAGGCGATCAGTTACCTGCGCATTCAAGCCAAGACCCACGTTGAGACCATCTACTACGCTTACGTTTTAGATTCTGATCAGAAGCTTTTAGGTGTGGTTTCCTTCCGAGAACTCTTCTCAGCGTCTCCTGGAATTAAGATCGATGAGATCATGCATACCGATATCATCAAAGTTCCACCAGAAATGGATCAGGAACACATTGGTCGTATCTTCTCTCAACAAGAACTCATGGCTGTCCCCGTTGTTGATGAAGACGGAGTCATGAAAGGTATTGTTACGTTCGATGACGTTGCCACAGTTATTCAAGAAGAAGCGACTGAAGATATTCAAAAAATCGGGGGTGTTGAGAGCCTTGACGCACCTTACTTGAAGATCTCAATGTTTGAGATGCTTAAAAAAAGAGGTGGATGGCTTCTTATTCTTTTCTTAGGAGAAATGTTCACAGCAACGGCTATGGCTTTCTTTGAAGAAGAGATTGCAAAGGCCGTGGTTCTTTCCATGTTCATCCCTTTGATTATCAGCTCCGGTGGTAACTCTGGTTCTCAAGCTTCAACACTCATCATCCGCGCAATTGCTCTGCGTGAAGTTCGCTTGCGTGACTGGTGGAGAGTTTTAGGTCGCGAAATCGTGACTGGTGCAATTCTGGGTTTAGCTCTTGGTATGGTTGGATTCATTCGTATTATCATTTGGCCGAACAAAGAAGCGCTCTATACGACCCACTACATGCTCGTTGCGAGCACCGTCATGGTCAGCGTTGTCGGTGTTGTTCTTTGGGGTACGATCTCAGGTTCAATGCTTCCATTCATCCTTAAACGCATCGGCTTTGACCCCGCATCAGCCTCGGCTCCAGCGGTCGCTACACTGGTGGACGTTACAGGTCTTGTGATCTACTTCACAGTGGCAAGTATGATTCTTACGGGGGCTCTGCTCTAATTCCATATTCAGATAAATAAAAAAGCCTTGTAGGAAACTACAAGGCTTTTTTTTATTTCATCATTTCAGATTGCTTAATTCGCTTTTACTAAACTTGAAGTCCAATCGCGAATCATCGCTAGAGCTCCGCTGCGAGCATTGTCGAACTGAACACCGTAGGCCTGATTCGCTTCATTCCAAACGACATGTCCTTGAACTTGGATCACCTCGCTGCCGTCTGGACTTGCGATTTGCATTGTCACGATTCCACCCTTTTCGATGGCTTCATCGACATTGAAAGACAATCCACCTTCAGAGATCGTATTCACCGAACCAACGAGTTCGCGACTTCCGATATTAACTTTGATCTCAGACTGCATTTTAAAGCGTTCAAAGCGACGGCGCGTTTGCGGAGCACGCGATCTCATCACTTGCCATAACACCAGTGGCAACATCAAGAGACCTGCAATAATACCCGCTGGATGCGTTGGTCCCCCTGTGCCTGGGCCATTTTGAGTGATGGACTTCACAAGTCCGCATCCCCCAGCTCCCCCATCAGCTGCAGGAGCTCGATACTGAGGAGTGTAACTTGGTTGCTGAGCTGTTGAAGAGTAAATCATCTCTTGCGATGACTTTACAATATCATAGGGCTCCACACGAGAGCTTGTATTTACGATCCCCTGAAGGTGGTGAGAGACCGTTGCCGTATCAATAATCAACTGTCGCACGTGATATCCAGATAGCTGTGGCGACTCTCGCAATGCCAGCGCAGCGACTCCGGCAACAAATGGAGCTGCCATACTTGTTCCCGACATCTCACCGATAGCATCGTTCCCAGGAATTGTACTAGCAACACGCTCTCCAGGGCTTCCCACTTGCACCGAGTAATAGCCATAATTAGAGAAATAAGAAAGTTTATCTGATGATCCAACTGAAGCCACAGCTAGGTTGCTCGGCACATCGTAACTTGCCGGATACATAGGCTTCACGTCATTATTAGAAGAGTTATTACCTGCTGCGGAGACAACGAAGACGCGATTGTTATAGGCATAGATTAAAGCCTCATGCAAAGAACGACTATAGCCAGCCCCACCCCAAGAATTATTAATCACCCGTGCACCTTGGTTCACGGCATAATAGATGGCGCGAATAGCATTAGCCGTCGACCCTCCATCGGGACCGAGGAACTTCAATGGCATTACTTGAATACTTGATTCTTGAAGGTTGTCAGAGAAAATATTTTGACCTGTGCCTACAACGATTCCCGCAACGTGAGTTCCGTGATTCCCAGAGTCGGCAAAATTATTATTATTGTTTATAAAATTCCAACCATTGATATCGTCGACGAAACCATTGAAGTCGTCGTCAACGCCCAAGCGCCCACGAGCCTCCATTTCATTGACCCAGAGAGCTCCCGTTCCTCCCTCTGCGGTAGGACGGAAAACGCGATGGTTTTTATCAAGGCCCGAGTCAATGACAGCGACCACAATTTTATTGGCATTAGATGCGGCTGGCGTCATGACCGACCACGTCTTAGAGACTCCAAAGTCCGTACTCTTCGTCTGCGAATAGACGTAAGGGTTTCTCGAAATATTATTATAATAAACGTAATCAGATGTAGAGAGCGCTTCAACACTTGAATTCAATTCTTCATCAAAGGCTTTCAAAACGTAGTTCGGCTCGATGTACTCCACGTCGGGATCCTGACGAAGTTCCTCGACATTCAGGGACTCTTGATCGGGCTTAAATGCTACTTGCATCATACCCATGGCTGGGAATGATGCCTTTAAATGGGCTTTGCCAGCAAGTTTTCCGTGACCGACGGCCACACCCCCAGCTGAACTTTTGAATTTAATGAGATATTCGCCGGGAACAACGGCAGGAGTTTCTTGAGCATAGGCTGGCGCCTGAATCATCACAAACGCAAACAAGCTCAATGTAACGGATTTTAACGCCATGGAACGTGCTCCTTTCCGCTGTCTAAATTCTTCGGCACAACCCCGCCAAAAGTTAAGAGAAGTTTAACTCCTATTTGCTGACCTATTCTGAGACATGCTAAGAGCTTGAAGACATTGAACTAAGCTGATATTTATTTTTACCGATAAGTTTCTTGAAAAGGGAAGCATCTAGATATGAAACAACTTCAGAAAATTTTCTTACAAGGTCTTGTGACCTTTCTCCCCATTGCTTTGACTATATATATCATCTACGCAGGCGTCGCCATTGTCGATAGCTTCTTAGGCGATAGCTTACGAGTGGTTTTGCCAATTTATATTCCTGGATTTGGTTTCCTACTCACAGTGCTTCTAATTTTCCTTTTGGGATTATTGCTAAACAGCCTCATTGCAGGTGGAATCTTTCAAAAGTTTGAACAACGGCTGACTCAAGTTCCTTTTATTAAAGCAATCTACAGTCCCCTGCGCGATTTGATGAATCTCTTTTCCAAAGGTGGCGGTCCGGGCGGCCTTCAGAAGGTTGTTCTTGTCGACATGACAGACACAGGCGTTCGCGCCTTGGGTCTTGTTACACGAGAAAGTTTTAAAGATGTGCCTGCTATTGAAGCCCATGCTGACGATCGTATCTCGGTTTACATTCCGATGAGTTATGGGCTGGGAGGTTTCACACTGATGGTTCCTCGATCACGCCTAACCCCGATTGATATGCCTATTGAAAAAGCGATGAGCCTTGCTATTACGGGTTGGGTTAAAACGGACAAAAACGATGGTGAAAACCGTGAGTAATCCGCAATCTCCAGACACGACTCTTGGAAAAGCTCTGCGCATTAATAAGGACACAAATCGTTACGGTGCATTTGCTGAGATCGGCGCTGGTCAAGAAGTCGCCCGTCATTTTTTCCAAGCTGGTAAAGCTTCGCAAACCATTGCAAAAACTATTTCTGCCTATGACATGACTGTCAGTGATGACATTTACGGCCGCGAACCCAACGGGCGCTACGTATGTGAACCGCGTTTAGAAAAAATGCTCACCCACGAGTATGACTTAGTTGTGGATCGCCTCACTTCAGTGCGAGGAAAAGAATCGCGCTTTTTTGCTTTTGCAAATACTGTCGCGACCGCTTCAATCTCTGGAAACAAGCAAACTCAAAAACAATCCCATGGCTGGATGGGAGTTCGCTTCCAGACCGAACCCGGTGGTCCTGCCAACGATATTATTCTTCATGTGCGCATGCTTGACCGCGCTCGCCTGCAACAACAAGAGGCCTTGGGCGTCCTCGGTGTGAATCTTCTCGACTGCGCGTTTTATCATCTTGATAAAGCCGAAGATTTTATTTCCTACCTTGTTGAAAACTTACGTGATGGGCAAATCGTCATCGATGTGATTCGCTTTAAAGGCCCCGCCTTAGCGCACTTTCACCAAGGCTTGATGAATCTAGAGCTAGTGAACCGAGGTCTGGCAGAAGCTATTTTATTTTCACCGAAAAACGAAATCCTCAATATCTCCGATGCGATCTATGGAAAATCCTTGCTGATTCAACGTGGCACCTTCCGTCCCGTCACAACCACTCACATCGACGTCTTACAAAAAGGCCTAAAGCAACTCCAAGGAGAAATCCAGAACCACGAGAAAGCCGGCACTGAAATTTTGCCTATCATGGAATTGACCATGCATAACCTTCAGACCGATGGTCATATTAACGAAAAAGATTTTTTAGATCGCGTCGAAGCTCTGACGAGTCTTGGAATGCACGTCATGATTTCAAACTTCTTTTTATTCTATGGACTGAAAAGATTTATTCGTCGCTATAACACTCACTTCATGGCCCTTGTCGTTGGTGCGAGTCACCTCAACAAACTCTTCAATGAAAAACATTACGAGAACCTCGAAGGAGGAATTCTCGAAGGTCTTGGTAAGCTGATGGAGCCGAAAACAAAGCTCTACGTCTATCCTCATAAAACGTCGGATCTTTGCTTAACAACGCGGAGCTTTTTCCCTGATCCTCAACTGCGCCATATCTATTCTTATTTTATTGAGAACAAACAGATTCAAGATATTTCGGGCTGCGATGAGACCGATGAGTATCTGCACTCGATTGACGTCATGAAGATGATAGAAAACAGCGATCCCCGCTGGGAATCCTGCGTTCCTGAGACCGTTCGCGATCTGATTAAAAGCAAAAAATTATTTGGATATCACTCATAATGCGTGAATGAACTTTCGTTTGTTCACGCACCATCGTCCGTAAATAAATTGAAGATCCTCACCTTTTCACAGTACTAGGTCTTAAATTTTCCATAATTTTAATGAAAATTGCTCCGTGGCAATCCTTCTTGTGTACATTTGCCCAAACACAACAAGCGTCTTTTTTCACGGAGGAATGATGACGAAAAGCAATCTGTTCAAAAACGCCCTGATGATGACTGCCTTCCTTGCCCTAGCGGCCTGTGCCGGCAGCAACGGAGAAGAAACCAACCTCGCATCAGGAGTCGAACCAGACGATACTACAATCGAACAACCCTATGACAGCTCTGCTCAGAGCGAAACCCCAGACGAAATGGAGATGGTTCAAGAAGCAGCCCTCTCTTCAAGTCAGAAAGCAGCTATCCTAAGAAAATATGATCACTTAGATCGCTCAAGAGTGGTTCCAACAAAAGCACTTGAAACAGCGGTTCTTTATTTCGATCAAAACAAATCAAAATTGAAAAACCAAAAGTATATTTCCATTCTTGATTTCGGCAAAAGATCGAGCGTTAAGAGATTCCACATTGTCGATATGAAAACTGGAAAAGTATGGAGCCTGCACGTTTCTCACGGCAAAGGTTCTGATAAAAACCATGACGGCTATGCAGAGTCATTCAGCAATAGGTCAGGTTCACATGCAAGCTCTATCGGTTACTATATCACCGGCAGTACTTACAATGGATCCAATGGTCTTTCTTTGAGACTTGATGGTAAGTCTTCAACAAATTCAGCTGCCCGCGGTCGTGCGATTGTGATCCATGGAGCAAGCTATGTTAAAGATTCCAATAGAATTCAAGGCCGAAGCTGGGGTTGCCCTGCATTCTCTAAGGCTAACTATAAAGAAGTTATCAGTAAGCTAAAAGGTGGAAGCCTTATCTACGCTCTTAAATAAGTTTTAAAAACAGCCGGGTTCTTAATCGAACCCTCTTTTTACGGCCCTCTTGCGCTTTCATTCCCTGCGCAAGAGGGCTGATTCTTTTTTCTAAATTACTTTTCTAAACGCTGAGTTAAGAAATCAATCAAACACTGCACAGGTTGACCATTGCCACCTGCTGCCGAGTAAACGCCTTGAGCCTTATCTGTCCACGAGTAAACATCTAAGTGCGCCCATTTTTTTGCGCCAACAAATCTTTGTAAGAACAATGCCGCAGTGATCGCCCCGCCAAATCCACCGCCTGAATTTTTATAATCAGCAAACGGTGATGAAAGATCTGAGATATACTTTTCATAGAGCGGCATTCTCCAGTTGAGATCACCAGAGCGCTGTCCCGATTGAGTCAACTCTTGAGCTAGTTCATCGTCATTAGAGAAAAGCCCTGCGATATCAACTCCCAACCCCACTTTGATAGCGCCAGTAAGTGTTGCCACGTTGATCACATGACTTGGTTCATCAGCTCCTTTTTGTGTGCACGCTACATCTAAGGCATCTGCTAAAACTAAACGACCTTCCGCATCTGTGTTATCGATCTCAACTTTAATTCCATTTCTTGCCGTGATGATGTCACTTGGACGGAAAGATTTTCCATCCACTGCATTTTCAGCCAAAGCTAAATAGAAATCCAAAGGAGCTGGATACTGAGAATCAGAAGCCCATTTTGCCAGAGCTAAAACACTGGCTGCGCCTCCCATATCTTTTTTCATAAGACGCATCGCCGAGGAAGGTTTGATATCCAAACCACCCGTATCAAATGTAATACCTTTCCCCACAAGCGCCACAGGCTTTAAAGAACTCTTCTTCGTTGGACGGTAGCTAATGTGGACTAGGCATGGAGGAAACTCAGCACCTGCACCCACAGCTAAGTGTAAGCCCATCCCCTCTTGCGCAAGCTTTGCGGCATTCCAAACAGTGACTTTCGAATTTTTAGAAAGCTTTAACTCTTTAATGAACTCCGTCGACATACTAGATGGATTGATAATGTTCGGTGGTAGGTTCACAAAGTGGCGCGCCAAATTAATTGCCAATGCACGCTGAGAAGCGTCTGCAATGACTTTCTTATCCACTTTTGTTGCCAGACTTCCCTTCGGCAGGCCATCCATATGTTTACCGGCTTGGTGGACTTTGAAGTTATAAACACCCAAGTCTAATCCGATCAAGGCACCTAGCTCTTGCTCTTTTTCTAAGGACTCAAAATGGAAAACCACTTGATCCAATTGGTGCGCTTTGATTTGTCCTACTAAGGAACCAAATTGATCACGGGCCCAAGTATAAGAGTGCTCATCTAAAAGCCCCCCATGGCCTACGCTGTTTTTTGCTTTTGGTTTTAAGAGCCAGACTGGGCCGTCTTGACCGATAAAGTAAACAAACTCTTTTTCACTCTTGGTAAGAGCTTCTTTTTGCCACTTCAAGCTCTGGCTTTTTACGATTTCTTGAAATCTCTTTGTGGTATCCCCACCTAGGAAGTAAATTTGCCCCGTTTGGCCCTTGGCAGATGCTTTCTTTCCCTGCTCAAATGAAGAAACCCATG carries:
- a CDS encoding Mg2+ transporter MgtE (COG2239 Mg/Co/Ni transporter MgtE (contains CBS domain)) translates to MDNNNQNLDESSIEKGSLQELTDVWSALSPDERREKFMELPRTEAEELFLSLHTHDQAELISEATPLEKRSWIRLLAPDDVADLIQELGHDSKDDLLSLLDPQTKREVIALLAYAEDAAGGLMSSRFVRLRPDMSVDEAISYLRIQAKTHVETIYYAYVLDSDQKLLGVVSFRELFSASPGIKIDEIMHTDIIKVPPEMDQEHIGRIFSQQELMAVPVVDEDGVMKGIVTFDDVATVIQEEATEDIQKIGGVESLDAPYLKISMFEMLKKRGGWLLILFLGEMFTATAMAFFEEEIAKAVVLSMFIPLIISSGGNSGSQASTLIIRAIALREVRLRDWWRVLGREIVTGAILGLALGMVGFIRIIIWPNKEALYTTHYMLVASTVMVSVVGVVLWGTISGSMLPFILKRIGFDPASASAPAVATLVDVTGLVIYFTVASMILTGALL
- a CDS encoding subtilisin like serine protease (COG1404 Subtilisin-like serine proteases) — translated: MALKSVTLSLFAFVMIQAPAYAQETPAVVPGEYLIKFKSSAGGVAVGHGKLAGKAHLKASFPAMGMMQVAFKPDQESLNVEELRQDPDVEYIEPNYVLKAFDEELNSSVEALSTSDYVYYNNISRNPYVYSQTKSTDFGVSKTWSVMTPAASNANKIVVAVIDSGLDKNHRVFRPTAEGGTGALWVNEMEARGRLGVDDDFNGFVDDINGWNFINNNNNFADSGNHGTHVAGIVVGTGQNIFSDNLQESSIQVMPLKFLGPDGGSTANAIRAIYYAVNQGARVINNSWGGAGYSRSLHEALIYAYNNRVFVVSAAGNNSSNNDVKPMYPASYDVPSNLAVASVGSSDKLSYFSNYGYYSVQVGSPGERVASTIPGNDAIGEMSGTSMAAPFVAGVAALALRESPQLSGYHVRQLIIDTATVSHHLQGIVNTSSRVEPYDIVKSSQEMIYSSTAQQPSYTPQYRAPAADGGAGGCGLVKSITQNGPGTGGPTHPAGIIAGLLMLPLVLWQVMRSRAPQTRRRFERFKMQSEIKVNIGSRELVGSVNTISEGGLSFNVDEAIEKGGIVTMQIASPDGSEVIQVQGHVVWNEANQAYGVQFDNARSGALAMIRDWTSSLVKAN
- a CDS encoding hypothetical protein (COG2928 Uncharacterized conserved protein), producing MKQLQKIFLQGLVTFLPIALTIYIIYAGVAIVDSFLGDSLRVVLPIYIPGFGFLLTVLLIFLLGLLLNSLIAGGIFQKFEQRLTQVPFIKAIYSPLRDLMNLFSKGGGPGGLQKVVLVDMTDTGVRALGLVTRESFKDVPAIEAHADDRISVYIPMSYGLGGFTLMVPRSRLTPIDMPIEKAMSLAITGWVKTDKNDGENRE
- a CDS encoding cytosol aminopeptidase (COG0260 Leucyl aminopeptidase), with translation MAKTKAPSAKKTTPKINLDISSWVSSFEQGKKASAKGQTGQIYFLGGDTTKRFQEIVKSQSLKWQKEALTKSEKEFVYFIGQDGPVWLLKPKAKNSVGHGGLLDEHSYTWARDQFGSLVGQIKAHQLDQVVFHFESLEKEQELGALIGLDLGVYNFKVHQAGKHMDGLPKGSLATKVDKKVIADASQRALAINLARHFVNLPPNIINPSSMSTEFIKELKLSKNSKVTVWNAAKLAQEGMGLHLAVGAGAEFPPCLVHISYRPTKKSSLKPVALVGKGITFDTGGLDIKPSSAMRLMKKDMGGAASVLALAKWASDSQYPAPLDFYLALAENAVDGKSFRPSDIITARNGIKVEIDNTDAEGRLVLADALDVACTQKGADEPSHVINVATLTGAIKVGLGVDIAGLFSNDDELAQELTQSGQRSGDLNWRMPLYEKYISDLSSPFADYKNSGGGFGGAITAALFLQRFVGAKKWAHLDVYSWTDKAQGVYSAAGGNGQPVQCLIDFLTQRLEK